The segment aattttatctaataataatcttctcctacatgtatatatgtatgataattgtatatatatatttgacctatataaatcatataattttaataattacttttaactgttatgataaaggctgatatatttaaattgaaaaatataataattacattcagtgtctttgaatttccgatatgtaactacatatattttgaaattatagttcatatcaaaaataaaagtcatgagtaagtatatactttcaaactgttcattaaattaaggattagatgagatgaagataagccctcccccccatgttattcattgcaatcaccagtttcacatatgttaacaagcaacacacagctataaaaaaaagaccacacctagcctaacctcagaacagatatttcaaaatgcagggtgagagagaagctgacaatgctgaagttagacagcgtaggcctgacatccccagagtgaggctggatatagaaaccctgaatgagcagcaggtgtttgaaagtttcaggctcaacagggagaaaatatatcagttatatgccctgttgcaagataggctggaaagccagggctattcaagcagggctgtccctggaatgaccaaactactaggggcacttcattttttggcttctggatcctttcaggtgacagggggcattgtaactggggtgcataagtccactctttctaagcatctttcaaaagttattgatggactttatgataattgcagaaaatttatttttttccccacatcacccagaggttggcgtgatgttaagagggacttttttcttttaggtggcatacccaatgtccttggggccattgactgcactcatattgccctaagaccccctgtgcgcagggagataatatttagaaataggaaacacttccactccttaaatgtgcagattatatgtgatgcaaacatgcgcatattaaatgttgtggcagggttcccaggaagtagccatgatgcctacatcctcaggaattctggtgtgtggagattgtttgagacaaatcaaatgcctgaaggacatctcctcggtaagtgtttatgtatatattatgatgccttcatgtgttcaatattttgacattttattgtttcattgctttataatcctttatgtatgtgtctaagggggtgaaattgattaaataaataaattgttaatcatttaaaagatatatattaactatgtcatagtaagacatatgcataacattattttatgtcatacattgctttatggaaagatgtgtgtttatctatctatctatatctatatctatatatatatatatactgtatatctatgcattcatattttagcagattctgcatatcctcttaaaaaatggatttggacaccattgaaagagaaccaggttgttgggcctgctgaattaaggtaaaatatatatttattttctgctcatgtgtgtcagaaatattgattgtgccttgcaaaatgctcactataatctgtagaaaagtaggaccagtacacacttcataggaat is part of the Bombina bombina isolate aBomBom1 chromosome 6, aBomBom1.pri, whole genome shotgun sequence genome and harbors:
- the LOC128662304 gene encoding putative nuclease HARBI1, with translation MQGEREADNAEVRQRRPDIPRVRLDIETLNEQQVFESFRLNREKIYQLYALLQDRLESQGYSSRAVPGMTKLLGALHFLASGSFQVTGGIVTGVHKSTLSKHLSKVIDGLYDNCRKFIFFPTSPRGWRDVKRDFFLLGGIPNVLGAIDCTHIALRPPVRREIIFRNRKHFHSLNVQIICDANMRILNVVAGFPGSSHDAYILRNSGVWRLFETNQMPEGHLLADSAYPLKKWIWTPLKENQVVGPAELRYNEAHIRTRAIIERLFGVLKMRFRCLDRSGGDLQFSPEKAIKIIVACCCLHNMAQEHGMLNDLLPTPQPPGEIFEPDVINHPQPLNAHLERSATIQEFFSD